A window from Roseburia sp. 499 encodes these proteins:
- the rsxE gene encoding electron transport complex subunit RsxE — translation MNKYVERLYNGIIKENPTFVLMLGMCPTLAVTSSAVNGLGMGLSTTVVLVMSNLLISAFRKIIPDGVRMPAYIVIVASLVTVVQFLMQAYTPSLSASLGVYIPLIVVNCIILGRAESYASKNPITPSIFDGLGMGLGFTVGLTLIGLVRQILGSTLGITVFVMAPGAFLVLAFLVAGMNVVRDKMEKKGKPLAAPSGCITGDCASCSQSAMCTGKSVTKKTEE, via the coding sequence ATGAATAAGTATGTTGAAAGATTATATAATGGTATTATTAAAGAAAATCCAACCTTTGTATTAATGCTTGGTATGTGTCCGACACTTGCGGTTACATCCTCTGCAGTCAACGGACTTGGTATGGGACTTTCTACAACAGTAGTTTTGGTTATGTCCAATTTACTGATTTCTGCATTCCGTAAGATTATACCGGATGGAGTGCGTATGCCGGCATATATTGTTATTGTGGCTTCTCTGGTTACAGTAGTACAGTTCTTGATGCAGGCATATACACCTTCTTTATCAGCATCCTTGGGCGTATATATCCCATTGATTGTTGTTAACTGTATTATTTTAGGTAGAGCAGAAAGCTATGCATCTAAGAATCCGATTACACCATCTATCTTTGATGGTTTAGGAATGGGACTTGGATTTACCGTTGGTTTGACATTGATTGGTTTGGTACGTCAGATTCTTGGTTCTACGCTAGGAATTACCGTATTTGTTATGGCTCCTGGTGCTTTCCTTGTATTAGCATTTTTAGTAGCAGGTATGAATGTGGTACGTGATAAGATGGAGAAAAAAGGCAAACCATTGGCAGCTCCATCCGGATGTATTACCGGGGATTGTGCAAGTTGTTCCCAGTCAGCTATGTGTACCGGTAAATCCGTAACCAAGAAAACAGAAGAATAG
- a CDS encoding RnfABCDGE type electron transport complex subunit D, translating to MSDLYNVSSSPHVRAKDTTARIMLYVIIALLPASVFGIWNFGFRALLLIAVCIATCVVSEWLFELIIHKKSTISDLSAVVTGLLLALNLPVSLPVWQAVLGSVFAIVIVKMLFGGLGQNFMNPALGARCFLLVSFAGTMTNFNCDAYTGATPLAMMRNGESVDTMKMLIGTTSGTIGETSTIAILVGAIILILLGVIDLTIPGTYIVTFVVFILLFGGQGMDWNYVTAQLCGGGLMLGAFFMATDYVTSPITPLGKVAYGILLGVLTGLFRIFGANAEGVSFAIILSNLLVPIIEKFTIPRAFGQKKEVKQHE from the coding sequence GTGAGTGATTTATATAACGTATCTTCATCACCACATGTACGTGCCAAAGATACAACAGCCAGAATCATGCTTTATGTAATTATTGCTTTATTGCCGGCAAGTGTTTTTGGTATTTGGAATTTTGGATTTAGAGCATTACTTTTAATAGCAGTTTGTATTGCAACTTGCGTAGTTTCAGAATGGCTTTTTGAATTAATAATACATAAAAAAAGCACAATTAGTGATTTGAGTGCAGTAGTAACAGGTCTGTTACTTGCATTGAACCTTCCGGTTAGTCTTCCGGTTTGGCAGGCAGTATTAGGAAGTGTATTCGCTATCGTAATTGTAAAGATGTTGTTCGGAGGTTTAGGACAGAACTTCATGAATCCTGCACTTGGTGCAAGATGTTTCTTGCTAGTATCCTTTGCAGGAACTATGACGAACTTTAACTGTGATGCTTATACTGGAGCAACTCCACTTGCAATGATGCGTAATGGCGAGAGTGTAGATACTATGAAAATGTTAATAGGTACTACCTCAGGAACCATCGGTGAGACATCTACCATAGCTATTTTGGTAGGAGCAATTATTTTGATTTTATTGGGAGTTATTGATTTAACGATTCCAGGAACCTATATTGTAACTTTTGTTGTATTTATCCTTTTATTTGGCGGACAGGGTATGGATTGGAACTATGTAACTGCACAGCTGTGTGGTGGTGGACTTATGTTGGGCGCATTCTTTATGGCAACTGACTATGTAACATCTCCGATTACTCCGCTGGGCAAGGTGGCATATGGTATTCTTCTTGGTGTCCTAACTGGATTGTTCCGTATTTTTGGTGCGAATGCAGAGGGTGTTTCTTTTGCAATTATCTTAAGCAACCTGTTAGTGCCGATTATTGAGAAGTTTACTATCCCAAGAGCATTTGGACAGAAAAAGGAGGTAAAGCAGCATGAATAA
- a CDS encoding RnfABCDGE type electron transport complex subunit G: MNKKIVHDALILTAFTLVLGFILGAVNEITKDPIAKANKAAQDAAYQEVFKDADSFEDNADFTAEKAAEIIAKSDYTNDEIIGVSNALDKSGNVIGYVINVTSHEGSQADITFSVGIKSDGTVNGYSITSISETPGLGMLVNEDDFKKQFNDKAAESFSVVKTEPSADNEIEAVTGATISSKAITNGVNACLVYFSTALQGGN; this comes from the coding sequence ATGAATAAGAAAATTGTGCATGACGCGTTAATTTTAACTGCATTTACCCTGGTTCTTGGATTCATTCTTGGTGCAGTAAATGAGATTACGAAGGACCCTATTGCAAAGGCAAATAAAGCAGCACAGGATGCAGCATATCAGGAAGTATTCAAGGACGCAGATTCTTTTGAAGATAATGCAGACTTTACTGCTGAAAAAGCAGCAGAAATTATTGCAAAAAGTGATTATACCAATGATGAGATTATTGGTGTAAGTAATGCACTTGACAAATCAGGAAATGTAATTGGTTATGTAATCAATGTTACTTCCCACGAAGGAAGCCAGGCAGATATTACGTTTTCCGTAGGAATTAAGAGTGACGGAACAGTAAATGGATATTCCATTACATCTATTAGTGAAACCCCTGGATTAGGAATGCTGGTAAATGAAGATGATTTCAAAAAGCAGTTTAATGATAAGGCGGCAGAATCATTTTCTGTTGTAAAAACAGAACCTTCCGCAGACAATGAAATTGAGGCAGTTACAGGTGCAACTATTTCCTCCAAAGCAATCACTAATGGGGTAAATGCATGTCTGGTATATTTCAGCACTGCATTACAAGGAGGTAACTAA
- the rsxA gene encoding electron transport complex subunit RsxA, which produces MKELLIIAIGSAIVNNVVLSQFLGICPFLGVSKKTETAAGMGGAVVFVITLSSFVTALIYKFILAPLDIAYLQTIVFILVIASLVQFVEMFLKKNMPPLYESLGVYLPLITTNCAVLGVALTNVSKAYGILESVVNGLATAIGFFIAIVIMAGIREKIEYNDIPERFKGTAIVLITASLMSIAFMGFSGMI; this is translated from the coding sequence ATGAAAGAATTATTAATAATTGCAATCGGCTCTGCCATTGTAAATAACGTAGTATTAAGTCAGTTCTTGGGAATTTGTCCATTCCTTGGTGTTTCTAAGAAAACAGAAACCGCAGCAGGAATGGGTGGCGCAGTAGTCTTTGTTATTACTTTGTCTTCCTTTGTAACTGCATTGATTTATAAGTTTATCCTTGCACCGCTTGATATCGCATATTTGCAAACCATCGTATTTATTTTGGTAATTGCATCTTTGGTACAGTTTGTAGAAATGTTCTTAAAGAAAAATATGCCACCGTTGTATGAATCCCTTGGGGTATATTTGCCGTTGATTACAACAAACTGTGCAGTATTAGGCGTGGCTTTAACGAATGTAAGTAAAGCATATGGAATTTTAGAAAGTGTAGTAAACGGATTAGCAACAGCAATCGGATTCTTTATTGCTATTGTAATTATGGCAGGAATCCGTGAAAAAATTGAATACAATGACATTCCGGAGCGTTTTAAAGGAACAGCCATCGTGTTAATTACAGCCAGTTTAATGTCAATCGCCTTTATGGGATTTTCAGGCATGATTTAG